TGATCTCAGAAGTGTAAGTGAAAAAAACATGAAATCCCGCCGGCAGGAGGCTTTGATGGCAGAAGCGTTTTTAATTGAAGAATCAAAGCATTTCATAACTCTTCTGAACAGAGCGTGTGCCAATGAAACTCTAGGAGATCTTCATACATGGGCAGAGTCCATCCGTATTCGGGAAAGAGACAAAGCACTTGCACGGGTAAACAACGCTGATGAAAGAATAAAGGATATTTTTGATGACTTCTCAAAAGTTTTAATGAAAAAACTTCTTGCCGATGCCACATTTGCAGTGAGAAGCTGTGCAGAATACGGCGATCTGGAGACAGCAGATAAACTTGTTCTTGCGATTACAAGAGGAAAAAGACCATGTTCCCCGAGAGAAGACTTAGAAGATTAAGAAAAAGAAACCTTCAGCCATTGTTCAAAGAGACAGTGCTGACAAAAGATGACCTGATAGCGCCTTATTTTTTTGACGAGACAATAACCCAAAAAAAGCCTATTGATTCAATGCCCGGGCAATACAGATATCCTGTTTATCAGGCAGGTAATATTGCTGAAAAATTAAAAAAGCAAGGAGTCAGAGCTATGCTTTTGTTTGGAATTCCCAAAGAAAAGGATGCTGCTGGAACCTCGGCATGGATAGAAGACGGGGTAATACAAAAAGCAGTATTTGAAATTAAATCAAAAGTGCCTGAAATGGTTGTGATAACTGATGTTTGTGCATGTGAATATACAGATCACGGCCACTGTGGAATAATCGGTGAATCCTGTGGCGGCTTAAAAGGAGACAGTCTTGATCTTTTAAATGATGAATCACTGGATATTATGGCACAGATTGCAGTATCCCATGCAAAAGCCGGCTGTGATATTGTAGCACCGTCATGCATGCTTGATGGTATGGTTATGACTATAAGAGATGCTTTGGATGATGAAGGATTTGAGGAAATTCCAATAATGTCTTATTCAACAAAGTTTTCAAGTGCATTATACGGACCATTCAGGGATGCCGCTGACTCAAAGATGTCGTTTGGAGATCGCTCAACATATCAGATGGCGTATGAAAATCCAAGAGAAGCTTTTTTAGAGTCTAAACTTGATTTAATGGAAGGTGCTGATATCCTGATGGTCAAACCGGCCGGATTTTATCATGATATAATTAATAAGGTATCATCTCTTGGATTACCTGTTGCTGCATATCAGGTGAGCGGTGAATATTCGATGATAAAAGCTGCTTCTGAAAAAGGATGGATTGATGAGAAAAAAATTGTAATGGAAAGTCTGATTGCAATCAAACGTGCAGGTGCAGATTTGATTATTACATATTATGCAGAAGATGCAGCGAGGTGGATTGATGAAAAAAAGTAAAAGCAGTGAATTATTTGATACAGCAAAGAATCTGATGCCCGGTGGTGTCAGCAGTCCTGTGCGTGCGATAAAGCCGTACCCGTTTTATACAAAAAAAGCTGGTGGCTCAAAGATAATAACAGAAGACGATGAGATTTTAACAGATTGCTGTATGGCTTATGGTCCTCTTCTTTTAGGACACAGCCCGCAGTGTGTAAAAGAGGCAATTAGAAATCAGGTCGAAAAAGGCTGGATATATGGAACACCTTCTGAGACTGAGATAAAACTTGCAAAAATAATAATCCGGGATTATCCTTCAATTGATATGTGCAGGTTTGTTTCAAGTGGTTCTGAAGCAACAATGGCGGCAATAAGGCTGGCCCGTGGTTTTACTAAAAAGAAGGATATTATAAAGATTGAAGGCGGTTTTCATGGTGCACATGACGGAGTTTTGATACAGGCCGGTTCAGGTGCAACAACAATGGGCGTTCCTGATTCTGCAGGAGTTATTCCGGATATAGTATCCCATACTGCTCAGGTGCCTTATAATGATTTGGAATCTTTAGAAAGCATCATCTCTAAAAGTGATGATATTGCGGCATTTATAATAGAGCCTGTAATGGGAAATGTCGGCCCGATTCTTCCGGGGGATGATTATCTTCAGGAAGTCCGGAAAATAACAAAAGAGAATGATGTTCTTTTAATCTGCGATGAAGTAATATGCGGATATAGGGTAGGAATAGGCGGTGCACAGGTAAAATACAATATATCACCTGATCTTACAACCCTTGGAAAGATTGTCGGAGGTGGTCTTCCAATTGGTGTTTTTGGCGGAAGAAGGGATATTATGGAGATGGTTGCACCGGCAGGGCCTGTATATCAGGCAGGAACATTCAGCGGCAATCCTCTTTCGATGAGTGCCGGAATTGCAATGCTTGAATATATCCATAAAAACTCATTGATTTATCAGAAATTAGATGAGAATACAAGGATTATCCATGAATCAATTCCTAAGGGACATTCCTGTTCATTTGTAAGGCTTGGTTCGATGTTTAAGCTGTTTTTCAGAGATTCTCCTCCGAGAAATTATATTGAGGCAAAACAAAGCGATACACAAAAATTTGGAGAGTTTTGGAAGAAGATGTTAAAAGAAGGAATTTTTCTTCCGCCTTCTCAGTTTGAGACCAATTTTATCTCATCTGCCCATACCGATGAAGATATAGAAAAAATTGCCGGAGCATATAGCAGATGTCTTTGAAGGTTGGAACACGTGGTTCACGCCTCGCAATGGCTCAGACAAATCGTGTCTGCGATATGCTTGAAAAAAAGGGGATTGAAACTGAAATAGTAGTGATAAAAACAGTAGGTGATGACAAGACAAATGTTCCTCTTCATAAGGTGGGAGGACAGGGAATATTTGTCAGAGCCCTTGATGATGCAATTATTAATGGTGAAATTGATTTCGCAGTTCACAGTATGAAAGATATTCCGGCAAAAAGGCCTGATGGGGTAAAAACCTGTGCTGTTCTAAAAAGAGATTCACCATGCGACTTTCTGGTGCACAACTGCCCTCTTGAAGAGATAAAAGTTGTTGGAACTTCAAGTACAAGAAGAAAAGCCCAGCTTTTAAGGGGCAATCTGAATCCAGAGATAAAAGAGCTTCGCGGCAATGTTGATACAAGGCTTCGGAAGCTTGAAAATGGAGAATATGATGCAATAGTTTTGGCAGAAGCCGGAATGGAGCGCCTTGGTCTTAATCTTCCTGGAACAAGACTGATTCCCCAGTGGTATGTTCCTTCTCCAAATCAGGGCATAATAGCAGTTGTATGCAGAGACGATTCTGATTTGTACTCTACACTCTCAGTTCTGGATGATCCTAAAACAAGGCGTGATTCAGAGGTAGAGAGGTCTGTGATGGAAGAGATTGGCGGAGGCTGTTTTACACCCCAGGGTGTCTACTGCGAAGATGGCTTTTTGATTGCCGAAGTTTTATCACTTGACGGGAAAAGATATGAAAGAATAGAAGACAATGGCGAAACTGTTGAGGAAGGCAGGCTAATCGGGAGAAAACTTCACGAAATTGCATTTGATTTAATAGAAGAGGCACGTCAGAGTCTTGGGATTGAAGACCATTATTACAATAATAATTAAGGAATAGTTAGATGACAGGCAAAGTTTATCTTGTTGGTTCAGGTCCGGGAGGTCTTGGACTCATGACCTTTCGCGCAAGGGAAGTTATTGACAGTGCTGATGTAATTTTATATGATCAATTGCCCGGAGAAGAGGTTTTAGCCTCACTTCCTGATGTTGAAAAAATTGATGTTGGAAAATACGGCGGGAAACATACAAAAGAGCAGGATGAGATTGAGAAACTGATGGTTAAATTTGCACAGGAGGAGAAAACTGTTGTGCGTTTGAAAGGCGGAGATCCTTTCCTGTTTGGCCGCGGCGGAGAAGAGATGGAAACTCTTCGCAAATATGGCATCCGTGTAGAGATGGTGCCTGGTGTTACAAGCGCAATTGCAGTTCCGGAATGTGTAGGAATTCCTGTTACGCACAGAAAATTTGCATCACAGGTTACTTTTTTAACCGGTCATGAGGATCCAAAAAAAGAGGAGTCGGCTATTAACTGGAAGTGGCTTGCAGATTCTCCTGGTACAATTGTAATTTTAATGGGTGTAAAAAACCTGCCTGATATTACAAAGACTTTGATTGAAAATGGTATGGATGAGAAAAAGCCTGTTGCAATTATAGAACGAGGCCTACGTCCTGACCAGAGAGTCACTATAGGTAATCTTGATACGATATCTCTCATAGCCGGAGAAAAAGGCGTAAAACCTCCGGCAATTATTGTAATCGGTGAGGTTGTAACACTCTTTGATGAAGAATGAATTTTTATAATCCAGGTATCATGAAATCCAGATATCATAAAATTTGTGTTTCATGAATTATTTCATCAAAAATCTATTTTTCCGGTATAAGTGCATTTACCATGAAAACCAAATCTGATTTTCATGAAACATTGCATGAAAAATTAGTTTCATGAACGTTTTTTTAAAAAACACTGCATATATGAGTGAAATTAACAGAATTTAACAGAATGATTAAAAAAATTGTTTCTTCTAATCTTTTTAATTGTTTTTATATTCAGGCAAAATCTTTTAGGATATCATGAAGATAGAAGTTGTTTGTTCCAAGTTTTCCATCATAGTTACCGGCACCAATATACAAAACACCTTTTTCTTTTACAGCCGCTAAAATTCCATTTTTCATTGCTTTTTCAATAAAATCTTCATTAAGGCCGTTAATTACAATTTCATATATTGAATTTACATCTTTTGGTACAAGTGTATCTGGAATTTTATCCCTTAAAGTCGGGCAGAATCTGTGATTTGTGCTTGCAGACATTGGAAATTTGTAATTTTTGCTTGCAACCTTAGAACCTGAAGAGACGATTCCTCCGGGGAATCCTGCAATAATTCCTTCACTGTTTTCGAACGCCCTTACAGCGGCCTTTGCACCGGCAAGTGCTGCTTTTTGTGAATTACCCATGATAAAAAAATTTCCGCCTGCAATTCCTTTAACAGCACCAAAATTTTCCTCACCAATGAATCCTCCCTGCATAACAGGAATTTTCCAGCATTTTCTGCCTCCAATTATACAGCGTGATTCATAAGAATCGCCAAAATAATGCATTCTTGTAGAAAATCTGGTTGTAGCTTTGGGAAATCCGTCAAATACAGATGCAGTTGCGGCAGTAAGTATACACTGCCCGATTCTCGAAGCTACATTCTCCCGCATATTTTTTCGTGCTGTACAAATAAAAATTGAAATTCCCGGTCTATTGTCAGGAGTTTCCTCAGGAGAATACATTCTTTCAATTCCCGCCTCACAGGGACATGCTATGGCTGAAGTTGCAAATCCTGTTGCTTCTGTTGCGGCAATTTTTGCCAGTTCATAATCATCTGCCGTAATGATTATTCTTGAAAACCATATCGGAAATGCTTCTGCATATGTATCTATTATTTCGACTCCGTTTATCTGCATATTTTCATTCTCCTGACATACGATCTAATATTTTTATTTTTCAAATCTAATCTTTTTTAAATGCAACACCATTTTCTGTGATAACAAAATCCATTGGCACATCATTATCTTCCAGAGGCACTTCATCAGCCTCCTGACATGCGAAAGCCAGGGCAATTTTTATGACATCAGGATATTTTTCAAGGAATCTGTCGTAATATCCTGATCCATATCCGAGACGACCGCCTTTTTTGTCGAATGCAAGCATTGGAAGAATTACAATATCTACAGCTCCATCTGGAACAGGAATTTCATTTCCGATTGGTTCAGGAACACCAAAAGTACTTGGAACAAGATCTGCTAAATCTTTTACATAAGAAAGTCTTAAACTGACGTCTTCTTTAACGATAATTGGAACTACAAGAGGGTTATTGTTTTCAAGAAGCATTTTTAAAAGGGGTTTTGTGTCAACTTCGATATCCTTGGAAGCAAAGCCCATAACAGTCTGTCCCGGCCTTATAATTGAAAAAACATTTTTGCAAATAATCTCACTTTTTAAGGCACGTTCTTCTGGTTTAAGCAGTTCTCTTCTTTCCCGCATGATGTTTCTAAGCTTATTTTTCTGTTCGCGCATGTTGATTCTCTCTCCTGTTTTAATATTTAGTTTTAATTGTAGCGGCTATACTATAAGAGTTCTAAGGAAAAAAAGGTATTAATCATTCATATCCTATCGGATCTTCTTCAGCAATCTCCTCAATATAGATCTCCTCATCAATCAGATCAATTTCAAATCCGCCAATTACAGGCGCAATCTGGTTATAGATAAAAGAAAAAGCCGTACATATTATGCATCCAAAAAAAGATATGAAAAGGGTAAAAATTAACATCTCTGTTAAAAGTGAAATTAAAATATCAGTTCCTGAGATGATGGAATAATCTGTAAAATATGTATTTTGACTATATATTGCGGCCGGAACCGTAAATATAACTGAAAAAATGACACCTGCTATAAAAGAGATTACAGCAGATACTTTTGCAGACGAGATTACGCTAATATAGAGAATTTCAGTCATTTTCTTTATTACCAGTATGTGTCATTGCAAAATATGCCGCACCATAAAGTGGTGCAAATCCTTCAAGACTACTTAATTTAATATCCGGCATGTCCAGGTATCTGTCAGTATATCTGTTTATTCCATTAATAATAACATCACTGTTGTTTTGGACAACCGGCCCGTCAAGGATTATTATATCCGGAGAGTAGGCCGCAATAATTGTTGATATTCCGTGGCCGTTAATTTTTGACAGTTCGTCAGCGAATTCATAAAAAATCTCTGTATTTTGAGAAGCATTTCTAAGAATGAATTCGGGGGTTATTTCTTCAGGAATTTTTGGATTGTATCTCATGTCGCTGCAGAACGCTTTGAAAAATGCAGGGATACCAGTTCCTGAAGAATATGCTTCCCAGTGGCCAAAACCCCCGCATCTGCAGTGAAGAGAGTATTTGCTGTCAACAAAAAAATGTCCTGCTTCTCCGGCATTTCCTTTTTTTCCGGAAAGGTGATTTCCATCAATATATGCTCCTGCACCAATTCCTGTTGAAAATGTGATATATACAACATCTTTTTTTAAAAGATTTCTATCAGCAAAAATTTCGCCCAGGACTCCTGAACGGCAGTCATTAATCAGAAAAACATCTTTTGAAAATTCCTCTTCAAGTGGTTGTTTGATTTTTATTTTTGGAAAATTCATGTTTGGAGAATTTATTATCTCTCCACTTTTTGTATTGAGGGAGCCTGCAGATGAAACCCCAATACTTTTAACGGAGGTTATTTCACTCGCTGACAATTCCGAGCGGATAAGGGATATTATCAAATCTGAGATAACATCTCCGGAATTACCGGTATTTGGAGTTTTTGAAACTTTATATTTTAAGATCCTTTTTTTAGAAAAAAGAGAAACTCTGGTGTGTGACGCGCCTATATCAATAGCTATCACATTGGAATTTGTATCATTCATCTGTTTTATCTCTGATTTTCCCCATAAATTTAATTTGTTTAATTTTATTAATTTTATTAATTTTATTGTTTTATGATTAATTTTACAGATATTTTTGTATCTCTTCCCTAATCATAGGCAGAGATATTCTTCCGATTGGAGTTTTATTTCCGTTAATGATAATCAGGGGGATTGGAGGGTGATCTTTTTCAATAATTTCAATTACATGTTTTGGCACTTCATCGTCAATCAATGTCAGAATACATTCAACATTATTGCCGTATATATGTGTAAGACGCTCTTTTAATGCATCAAATGCTTTTATTAGTTCTTCAGAAGGTGCACATTTTTCAAGTTCGCATGTCCTGTCACCATCACATGGAAAAGGTCCGCATGGAGAGTCCTGAAATCCAACAACTTCGATTGTTACTTTTTTCATATAACTAATTTAGTAATTATTAGTATATTGAATTTGCAATATTGAAAATTTAGTAATATTTTAATCTTAGAAGTATATTTATGTGAGTACTATAATGTTTATAATTAGCAAAAACTGAAAATTTTCTGAATTAATGGTCAGAATTTAAAAAATTCAACTGACACTAAGGATTATATTTAATTATCACATATAAAGAGTAATAGTTTAAAGAGTAATTTTACAATGACAGATGCGGATTTTGAGACACTGAAGAGGTCAATAGAAAAAATCCTTGGAATTCAATGTCGCTGTTATAAGGAAGATTATATTAAAAGGCGTTTACTTTCAAGGATGCGTATTACCGGAAAAGAGAGATATAAGGATTATAATACTCTGCTGATCTCCGATAAAAATGAACAGGAGCTTTTAAGAAATGCTCTTACAATCAATGTCACCAAATTTTACAGAGACAAAGAGGTTTTTGATCTTTTAAGAACAGAAATTTTCCCCGATATAATCAGAAGTAAAGGGCGAATGAGAATCTGGAGTGCAGGCTGTGCAACCGGAGAAGAGCCATATACACTTGCTTTAATAATAAATGATTTAACCCGCTTAAAGCCTGATGTTCAGGTTACTATATTTGCAACTGATATCGACAGGGAAGTTTTGAAAAAAGCCAAAGATGGAATATATGAAAAAAGGTCACTTGAAAATTTGTCTGAAAGTCAGATAAGAAGACATTTTAATGAAACAGGTGATGGTAAATTTGAGGTTAAAAACCATTTAAAAGAGATGATAAGATTTTCACATCATGATCTAATGAGTGGAAAACCTGCTACAAATTATCTTGATATGATTTTATGCAGAAATGTAACTATCTATTTCACTGAAGAGCAGAAAAACGATCTTGCAAGAATGTTTCATCCGGCATTGATCTCTAAGGGTTTTTATGTGATGGGAAAAACTGAGTTCATGGGTCGCGAAGTAGAACAATTATATGAGCCTTATAATGCTCTTCAAAAAATTTATACAAAAAATTAACACTAAAATTAATATTTTTTTCTTTGATTTTGCTGAATGATAAAATATCTGTTGATTAATGAAAAATCTGATAAATAATTTGATTTTATAGTCATTAATCCAATCCATTTTGAGTCAGTAATAATTATAGCAGAAAACGTTTTATCAGCTGTTGGAATCAGTTGTTATTCTAATGATTTCTGCTAATTATTTCTGAATTTTAAAATTTATTATCAAAAGTATATTATTTTACCCTGATAACCAGGTCTTAATGATAACATTTTCATAATAATATCTTCTTGAGAACTGACGTATGAAAAACTGGTTTTATGATATTTTTAAAATTGTTTCATAAGTGTTATTTCTGTTAACACTTTGAAG
The genomic region above belongs to Methanomicrobium antiquum and contains:
- the hemB gene encoding porphobilinogen synthase; the encoded protein is MFPERRLRRLRKRNLQPLFKETVLTKDDLIAPYFFDETITQKKPIDSMPGQYRYPVYQAGNIAEKLKKQGVRAMLLFGIPKEKDAAGTSAWIEDGVIQKAVFEIKSKVPEMVVITDVCACEYTDHGHCGIIGESCGGLKGDSLDLLNDESLDIMAQIAVSHAKAGCDIVAPSCMLDGMVMTIRDALDDEGFEEIPIMSYSTKFSSALYGPFRDAADSKMSFGDRSTYQMAYENPREAFLESKLDLMEGADILMVKPAGFYHDIINKVSSLGLPVAAYQVSGEYSMIKAASEKGWIDEKKIVMESLIAIKRAGADLIITYYAEDAARWIDEKK
- the hemL gene encoding glutamate-1-semialdehyde 2,1-aminomutase: MKKSKSSELFDTAKNLMPGGVSSPVRAIKPYPFYTKKAGGSKIITEDDEILTDCCMAYGPLLLGHSPQCVKEAIRNQVEKGWIYGTPSETEIKLAKIIIRDYPSIDMCRFVSSGSEATMAAIRLARGFTKKKDIIKIEGGFHGAHDGVLIQAGSGATTMGVPDSAGVIPDIVSHTAQVPYNDLESLESIISKSDDIAAFIIEPVMGNVGPILPGDDYLQEVRKITKENDVLLICDEVICGYRVGIGGAQVKYNISPDLTTLGKIVGGGLPIGVFGGRRDIMEMVAPAGPVYQAGTFSGNPLSMSAGIAMLEYIHKNSLIYQKLDENTRIIHESIPKGHSCSFVRLGSMFKLFFRDSPPRNYIEAKQSDTQKFGEFWKKMLKEGIFLPPSQFETNFISSAHTDEDIEKIAGAYSRCL
- the hemC gene encoding hydroxymethylbilane synthase, with amino-acid sequence MSLKVGTRGSRLAMAQTNRVCDMLEKKGIETEIVVIKTVGDDKTNVPLHKVGGQGIFVRALDDAIINGEIDFAVHSMKDIPAKRPDGVKTCAVLKRDSPCDFLVHNCPLEEIKVVGTSSTRRKAQLLRGNLNPEIKELRGNVDTRLRKLENGEYDAIVLAEAGMERLGLNLPGTRLIPQWYVPSPNQGIIAVVCRDDSDLYSTLSVLDDPKTRRDSEVERSVMEEIGGGCFTPQGVYCEDGFLIAEVLSLDGKRYERIEDNGETVEEGRLIGRKLHEIAFDLIEEARQSLGIEDHYYNNN
- the cobA gene encoding uroporphyrinogen-III C-methyltransferase, which encodes MTGKVYLVGSGPGGLGLMTFRAREVIDSADVILYDQLPGEEVLASLPDVEKIDVGKYGGKHTKEQDEIEKLMVKFAQEEKTVVRLKGGDPFLFGRGGEEMETLRKYGIRVEMVPGVTSAIAVPECVGIPVTHRKFASQVTFLTGHEDPKKEESAINWKWLADSPGTIVILMGVKNLPDITKTLIENGMDEKKPVAIIERGLRPDQRVTIGNLDTISLIAGEKGVKPPAIIVIGEVVTLFDEE
- the fhcD gene encoding formylmethanofuran--tetrahydromethanopterin N-formyltransferase; its protein translation is MQINGVEIIDTYAEAFPIWFSRIIITADDYELAKIAATEATGFATSAIACPCEAGIERMYSPEETPDNRPGISIFICTARKNMRENVASRIGQCILTAATASVFDGFPKATTRFSTRMHYFGDSYESRCIIGGRKCWKIPVMQGGFIGEENFGAVKGIAGGNFFIMGNSQKAALAGAKAAVRAFENSEGIIAGFPGGIVSSGSKVASKNYKFPMSASTNHRFCPTLRDKIPDTLVPKDVNSIYEIVINGLNEDFIEKAMKNGILAAVKEKGVLYIGAGNYDGKLGTNNFYLHDILKDFA
- a CDS encoding 5-formyltetrahydrofolate cyclo-ligase, with translation MREQKNKLRNIMRERRELLKPEERALKSEIICKNVFSIIRPGQTVMGFASKDIEVDTKPLLKMLLENNNPLVVPIIVKEDVSLRLSYVKDLADLVPSTFGVPEPIGNEIPVPDGAVDIVILPMLAFDKKGGRLGYGSGYYDRFLEKYPDVIKIALAFACQEADEVPLEDNDVPMDFVITENGVAFKKD
- a CDS encoding ROK family protein; translation: MNDTNSNVIAIDIGASHTRVSLFSKKRILKYKVSKTPNTGNSGDVISDLIISLIRSELSASEITSVKSIGVSSAGSLNTKSGEIINSPNMNFPKIKIKQPLEEEFSKDVFLINDCRSGVLGEIFADRNLLKKDVVYITFSTGIGAGAYIDGNHLSGKKGNAGEAGHFFVDSKYSLHCRCGGFGHWEAYSSGTGIPAFFKAFCSDMRYNPKIPEEITPEFILRNASQNTEIFYEFADELSKINGHGISTIIAAYSPDIIILDGPVVQNNSDVIINGINRYTDRYLDMPDIKLSSLEGFAPLYGAAYFAMTHTGNKEND
- a CDS encoding CheR family methyltransferase, whose protein sequence is MTDADFETLKRSIEKILGIQCRCYKEDYIKRRLLSRMRITGKERYKDYNTLLISDKNEQELLRNALTINVTKFYRDKEVFDLLRTEIFPDIIRSKGRMRIWSAGCATGEEPYTLALIINDLTRLKPDVQVTIFATDIDREVLKKAKDGIYEKRSLENLSESQIRRHFNETGDGKFEVKNHLKEMIRFSHHDLMSGKPATNYLDMILCRNVTIYFTEEQKNDLARMFHPALISKGFYVMGKTEFMGREVEQLYEPYNALQKIYTKN